From the genome of Amycolatopsis sp. NBC_01488, one region includes:
- a CDS encoding MFS transporter: MAVRAAGFRDVLAVAEFRALFSAQLVSVTGDQLARVALSILVYDRTNSPGWAALTYALTFLPDLVGGPLLSGLADRHPPRAVMVLADVLRALAVAVMALPGLPLPAVAALLIGVQLFNPVWNSARAALLPQVLPGETFVPGMGLLMMLVQAGQVAGFAVGGLLVAAVGTGGALLADAASFAVSALFLVTGVRSRPPRESSGVRWWQHVRAGFTVVAGDRRRLALVALGCVSGIYIAGEAIAAPYAAELGGGAVVVGLLLGAYALGSVLGMAALSRIPPARRGPLLGPLAVLACAALLGCALRPDLEGTLALLTLSGVASSYNLIANTTFVQLTPDAQRAQAFGFALTALRVSQGLGVVLAGVAAERAAPHGVVAGAGAIGVVAALGAATLWRRAGRPAPAGRE; the protein is encoded by the coding sequence ATGGCGGTGCGCGCGGCGGGATTCCGGGACGTCCTCGCGGTGGCCGAGTTCCGGGCGCTGTTCTCGGCCCAGCTCGTCTCGGTCACCGGTGACCAGCTGGCTCGGGTCGCGCTGTCGATCCTGGTGTACGACCGCACGAACTCGCCGGGCTGGGCCGCGCTGACGTACGCGCTGACGTTCCTGCCGGACCTCGTGGGCGGCCCGCTGCTGTCCGGGCTGGCCGACCGCCACCCGCCACGCGCCGTGATGGTCCTCGCCGACGTCCTGCGCGCGCTGGCGGTCGCCGTGATGGCGCTGCCGGGTCTCCCGCTGCCGGCGGTCGCGGCCCTGCTGATCGGCGTCCAGCTCTTCAACCCGGTCTGGAACTCCGCACGCGCCGCGCTGCTGCCGCAGGTGCTGCCGGGCGAGACGTTCGTGCCCGGGATGGGCCTGCTGATGATGCTCGTGCAAGCGGGCCAGGTCGCCGGCTTCGCGGTGGGCGGGCTGCTCGTGGCGGCCGTCGGCACCGGCGGGGCACTGCTCGCGGACGCGGCGAGCTTCGCGGTGTCGGCGCTGTTCCTGGTCACCGGCGTCCGGTCGCGGCCGCCGCGGGAGTCGTCCGGCGTCCGCTGGTGGCAGCACGTGCGGGCCGGGTTCACGGTCGTGGCCGGCGACCGGCGCCGGCTCGCGCTGGTCGCGCTGGGGTGCGTGTCGGGGATCTACATCGCGGGCGAGGCGATCGCGGCGCCGTACGCGGCCGAACTCGGCGGCGGCGCGGTCGTCGTCGGGCTGCTGCTCGGAGCGTACGCGCTGGGCAGCGTGCTAGGGATGGCCGCGTTGTCGCGGATCCCGCCCGCGCGGCGCGGTCCGCTGCTCGGGCCGCTGGCCGTGCTGGCGTGCGCGGCGTTGCTGGGGTGCGCGCTGCGGCCGGACCTCGAGGGCACGTTGGCGCTGCTGACGCTGTCCGGGGTGGCCAGTTCGTACAACCTCATCGCGAACACGACGTTCGTCCAGCTGACCCCGGACGCCCAGCGCGCGCAGGCGTTCGGGTTCGCGCTGACGGCGTTGCGGGTGTCGCAGGGGCTGGGCGTGGTGCTGGCCGGAGTCGCGGCCGAGCGGGCCGCCCCACACGGCGTCGTCGCCGGGGCCGGGGCGATCGGCGTGGTGGCCGCCTTGGGCGCGGCGACGTTGTGGCGGCGGGCCGGCAGACCCGCCCCGGCCGGTCGTGAGTGA
- a CDS encoding VanW family protein, whose protein sequence is MPYEPRWPESPGEQTDVLPVVRPEPDPARTAAQKLAGRIDPRKAGLIAGGALGLLVAIYGIDLLVSQGSVPRGVTVAGVDVGGMDRQAAEQELRGRIEPRLTRPLAVTAGDVQGTLSPTAAGLKLDWPQTLDQAGEQPLNPFTRLASLFSGREVGVVSHADDAKLAAALESLRGQVDRDPAEGTVRFDGTTPVAVAPKPGQKLDVEAAKAAVVEKWAGGETLALPVTSTPVSTTPEGVQAALEQFARPAVSGPLVVKGDGKNATVQPDAIAAALSFEPADGGGLTPKIDNAKIAEAAGPQLKSTEKEGKDATIVFEGGKPTVAPSTDGRTVDWDPSLKPLPEVLEKTDGREVAAIYRDSPAKVTTEQANQLGVKEVVGEFTTGGFAADSGTNIRVVAQKVNGAIVKPGETFSLNGFTGPRGKPQGYVEAGVIENGAPAREVGGGISQFATTLYNAAYFAGMKDAGHKEHSYYISRYPAAREATVFQNPDGASVIDLKFTNDSPNGIAIQTIWTPSSITVKLWGTKRYTVESIPGGRSDPSDPPTKPGPAENCHASTGAPGFTTSDTRVLKDAASGREVSRSTRTVRYNPQPKITCDPS, encoded by the coding sequence TTGCCGTACGAACCGCGCTGGCCGGAGTCACCCGGCGAGCAGACGGACGTCCTGCCGGTCGTCCGGCCCGAACCGGATCCGGCCCGCACGGCGGCGCAGAAGCTCGCCGGGCGGATCGACCCGCGCAAGGCCGGCCTGATCGCCGGCGGGGCGCTCGGCCTGCTCGTCGCGATCTACGGCATCGACCTGCTGGTCAGCCAGGGCAGCGTCCCGCGCGGCGTGACCGTCGCCGGCGTCGACGTCGGCGGGATGGACCGCCAGGCCGCCGAGCAGGAGCTGCGCGGCCGGATCGAGCCGCGGCTGACGCGCCCGCTCGCCGTCACCGCGGGCGACGTCCAGGGCACGCTGTCGCCGACGGCCGCCGGGCTGAAGCTGGACTGGCCGCAGACCCTGGACCAGGCCGGCGAGCAGCCGCTGAACCCGTTCACGCGCCTGGCGTCGCTGTTCTCCGGCCGCGAGGTCGGCGTCGTCAGCCACGCCGACGACGCGAAGCTCGCCGCCGCGCTGGAGTCACTGCGCGGCCAGGTCGACCGCGACCCGGCGGAAGGCACCGTGCGGTTCGACGGCACGACCCCGGTCGCCGTCGCGCCGAAGCCCGGGCAGAAGCTCGACGTCGAGGCCGCGAAGGCCGCCGTCGTCGAGAAGTGGGCGGGCGGGGAAACCCTGGCGCTGCCGGTGACGAGCACGCCGGTCAGCACCACGCCCGAAGGCGTCCAGGCCGCGCTGGAGCAGTTCGCGCGCCCCGCCGTCTCGGGCCCGCTGGTGGTCAAGGGCGACGGCAAGAACGCCACCGTGCAGCCGGACGCGATCGCCGCGGCGCTGAGCTTCGAGCCCGCCGACGGCGGCGGCCTGACCCCGAAGATCGACAACGCCAAGATCGCCGAGGCCGCCGGGCCACAGCTGAAGTCCACCGAGAAGGAGGGCAAGGACGCGACGATCGTCTTCGAGGGCGGCAAGCCGACGGTCGCCCCGTCCACCGACGGCCGGACCGTCGACTGGGACCCGAGCCTCAAGCCGCTGCCCGAGGTCCTCGAGAAGACCGACGGCCGCGAGGTCGCGGCGATCTACCGGGACAGCCCGGCGAAGGTGACCACCGAGCAGGCGAACCAGCTGGGCGTCAAGGAGGTCGTCGGCGAGTTCACCACCGGCGGCTTCGCGGCCGACTCCGGCACGAACATCCGCGTCGTCGCGCAGAAGGTGAACGGCGCCATCGTCAAGCCCGGGGAAACCTTCAGCCTCAACGGGTTCACCGGCCCGCGCGGCAAGCCGCAGGGGTACGTCGAGGCCGGCGTCATCGAGAACGGCGCCCCGGCGCGCGAGGTCGGCGGCGGCATCTCGCAGTTCGCGACGACGCTGTACAACGCGGCGTACTTCGCGGGCATGAAGGACGCGGGACACAAGGAGCACAGCTACTACATCAGCCGCTACCCCGCCGCGCGCGAGGCGACGGTGTTCCAGAACCCCGACGGCGCCAGCGTGATCGACCTCAAGTTCACCAACGACTCGCCGAACGGCATCGCGATCCAGACGATCTGGACGCCGTCGTCGATCACCGTGAAGCTGTGGGGCACCAAGCGCTACACCGTCGAGTCGATCCCGGGCGGCCGGTCCGACCCGAGCGACCCGCCGACGAAGCCGGGGCCGGCGGAGAACTGCCACGCCTCCACCGGCGCGCCGGGCTTCACGACGAGCGACACCCGGGTGCTCAAGGACGCCGCGTCCGGCCGCGAAGTCAGCCGCTCGACCCGCACCGTCCGCTACAACCCGCAGCCGAAAATCACCTGCGACCCCTCCTAA
- the araD gene encoding L-arabinonate dehydratase: MKAPEELRSHRWYGGDELRNFSHRARSRQLGYNPEEHLGKPVIGILNTWSDINPCHMHLRERAEQVKRGVWQAGGFPLEFPVATLSETYQKPTPMLYRNLLAMETEEILRSYPIDGAVLMGGCDKTTPALLMGAASAGLPAIFVPAGPMLRGHWRNEVLGSGTDMWKYWDDKRAGLIGDAEMSELERGLARSPGHCMTMGTASTMTSAAEVLGMTLPGAASIPAVDSAHHRMAAASGARIVGMVWEDLTITQVLDKRAYEDAITTVLALGGSTNAVIHLIAMAGRSGIPVSLADFDAIARRVPVLANIRPGGDWLMEDFYYAGGLPGLLSRLTDLLHTERPTVTGRTLGENLSEAQVHNDDVIRPREHPVAAEGGVAVLHGNLAPSGAVIKHIAAEPHLLTHTGPAVVFEDYSDLKKRIDDPSITADSVLVLRGSGPLGGPGMPEYGMLPIPWHLLEQGVRDMVRISDARMSGTSYGACVLHVAPESHVGGPLALVRDGDLVTLDVPSRTLRLDVSDEELSRRRASWVAPAPRFERGYGALYSEHITQADEGCDFDFLARAGHNPEPDAR; encoded by the coding sequence ATGAAAGCACCCGAGGAGCTCCGCAGCCACCGGTGGTACGGCGGCGACGAGCTGCGCAACTTCAGCCACCGCGCCCGCAGCCGCCAGCTCGGCTACAACCCGGAAGAGCACCTCGGCAAGCCCGTCATCGGCATCCTCAACACGTGGTCGGACATCAACCCCTGCCACATGCACCTGCGCGAACGCGCCGAGCAGGTCAAGCGCGGTGTCTGGCAGGCCGGCGGCTTCCCGCTGGAGTTCCCGGTGGCCACGCTGTCGGAGACCTACCAGAAGCCGACGCCGATGCTCTACCGCAACCTCCTCGCGATGGAGACCGAGGAGATCCTGCGGTCCTACCCGATCGACGGCGCCGTCCTGATGGGCGGCTGCGACAAGACCACGCCGGCGCTGCTGATGGGCGCGGCGAGCGCCGGGCTGCCCGCGATCTTCGTGCCGGCCGGGCCGATGCTGCGCGGGCACTGGCGCAACGAGGTCCTCGGCAGCGGCACCGACATGTGGAAGTACTGGGACGACAAGCGCGCCGGGTTGATCGGCGACGCCGAAATGTCCGAACTGGAGCGCGGGCTGGCCCGCTCGCCGGGGCACTGCATGACGATGGGGACGGCCTCGACGATGACGTCGGCCGCCGAGGTGCTCGGCATGACGCTGCCGGGCGCCGCGTCGATCCCGGCGGTCGACTCGGCCCACCACCGGATGGCCGCGGCGAGCGGCGCGCGGATCGTCGGCATGGTCTGGGAAGACCTGACGATCACGCAGGTCCTGGACAAGCGCGCGTACGAAGACGCGATCACCACCGTGCTCGCCCTCGGCGGCTCGACCAACGCCGTGATCCACCTGATCGCGATGGCCGGGCGCAGCGGGATCCCGGTGTCGCTGGCCGACTTCGACGCGATCGCGCGGCGCGTCCCGGTGCTGGCGAACATCCGCCCCGGCGGCGACTGGCTGATGGAGGACTTCTACTACGCGGGCGGCCTGCCGGGGCTCCTGTCGCGGCTGACCGACCTGCTGCACACCGAACGCCCCACCGTCACCGGCCGCACCCTCGGCGAGAACCTGTCGGAGGCGCAGGTGCACAACGACGACGTCATCCGGCCGCGGGAGCACCCGGTGGCCGCCGAGGGCGGGGTCGCCGTGCTGCACGGGAACCTGGCGCCGTCGGGCGCGGTGATCAAGCACATCGCCGCCGAACCGCACCTGCTCACGCACACCGGCCCGGCCGTGGTGTTCGAGGACTACTCCGACCTCAAGAAGCGGATCGACGACCCGTCGATCACCGCGGACTCGGTGCTCGTGCTGCGCGGGTCCGGCCCACTCGGCGGCCCCGGCATGCCCGAGTACGGGATGCTGCCGATCCCCTGGCACCTGCTCGAACAGGGCGTCCGGGACATGGTCCGGATCTCCGACGCGCGGATGAGCGGCACCAGCTACGGCGCCTGCGTGCTGCACGTGGCGCCCGAGTCGCACGTCGGCGGGCCACTGGCCCTGGTCCGCGACGGCGACCTGGTCACCCTCGACGTGCCTTCGCGCACCCTGCGCCTCGACGTGTCCGACGAGGAGCTTTCGCGGCGCCGGGCTTCGTGGGTGGCGCCTGCACCGCGCTTCGAGCGCGGTTACGGCGCGCTCTACAGCGAACACATCACGCAGGCGGACGAGGGCTGCGACTTCGACTTCCTGGCCCGCGCCGGTCACAACCCCGAACCCGACGCGCGGTGA
- a CDS encoding GntR family transcriptional regulator, translated as MTGTFSLPASRTEVVLEEIRRGILTRELVPGQPLVEAELAARLGVSKTPVREALKVLSNSGLVTFSPYKGASVVTVDAELAKSVYDVRMVLEPEAVRRTVEQHDPALLDDAAEALKEASTAIADKDQAALSLLNRRFHRALYRGCGNPLLVSILDDLKDRAALISVVGWEANPSWKKEWTEHKAVLAAAKKGDADGAAALLRDHIGGFLERVLKAIG; from the coding sequence ATGACCGGGACGTTCAGCCTGCCCGCTTCCCGGACCGAAGTGGTCCTGGAGGAGATCCGTCGCGGCATCCTGACCCGGGAGCTGGTCCCCGGCCAGCCGCTCGTCGAAGCGGAGCTGGCCGCGCGGCTCGGCGTGTCGAAGACGCCGGTGCGCGAGGCGCTCAAGGTGCTGTCCAACTCCGGCCTGGTGACGTTCAGCCCGTACAAGGGCGCGTCGGTGGTCACGGTCGACGCCGAGCTCGCGAAGTCCGTCTACGACGTGCGCATGGTGCTGGAGCCGGAGGCCGTCCGGCGGACGGTCGAGCAGCACGACCCCGCGTTGCTCGACGACGCGGCGGAGGCACTGAAGGAAGCGTCGACGGCCATCGCCGACAAGGACCAGGCCGCGCTCAGCCTGCTCAACCGCCGGTTCCACCGCGCCCTCTACCGCGGCTGCGGCAACCCGCTGCTGGTCAGCATCCTCGACGACCTCAAGGATCGCGCGGCGCTGATCAGCGTCGTCGGCTGGGAAGCCAACCCCAGCTGGAAGAAGGAGTGGACCGAGCACAAGGCGGTCCTCGCGGCGGCGAAGAAGGGTGACGCCGACGGCGCGGCCGCCCTGCTGCGCGACCACATCGGCGGGTTCCTCGAGCGGGTCCTCAAGGCCATCGGATGA
- a CDS encoding metallophosphoesterase family protein, which produces MRLLLISDTHLPGRARVLPDQVWAEVEAADVVVHAGDWVETGLLDELEARSERLIGVHGNNDGPDLRARLPEIARADLDGVRLAVVHETGGKQGREQRCDARFPDTDVLVFGHSHIPWDTTTPAGLRLLNPGSPTDRRRQPFCTYQTARIENGTLTDVELHHLPRRG; this is translated from the coding sequence ATGAGGCTGCTGCTCATCTCGGACACCCACCTGCCGGGCCGCGCCCGCGTGCTGCCGGACCAGGTGTGGGCCGAGGTCGAGGCGGCGGACGTCGTCGTGCACGCCGGCGACTGGGTGGAAACCGGCCTGCTCGACGAACTGGAAGCCCGCAGCGAGCGCCTGATCGGCGTGCACGGCAACAACGACGGCCCTGACCTGCGCGCGCGGCTCCCGGAGATCGCCCGGGCGGACCTCGACGGCGTCCGGCTGGCCGTGGTCCACGAAACCGGCGGGAAGCAGGGCCGTGAGCAGCGGTGCGACGCGCGGTTCCCGGACACCGACGTGCTGGTCTTCGGGCACAGCCACATCCCGTGGGACACGACGACCCCGGCGGGGCTGCGGCTGCTCAACCCGGGTTCGCCGACCGACCGCCGTCGTCAGCCGTTCTGCACCTACCAGACGGCCCGCATCGAGAACGGCACGCTGACGGACGTCGAGCTGCATCACCTGCCCCGGAGGGGGTAG
- a CDS encoding PHP domain-containing protein: protein MDPARALREIAFQLERAGEPTYRVRAFRSAAATADKIGVEQLTQMAENGTLTSLPGIGKATAGVIEDALAGRDPAYREKIVEKKLPDGEPLRSALKGDCHTHSDWSDGGSPIGEMAVAGRDLGHEWMVLTDHSPRLTVANGLSPDRLRTQMQIVAKANELMAPFRLLHGIEVDILDDGALDQEEELLGQLDFVVASVHSKLRMPSKDMTRRMLAAVRNPHTRVLGHCTGRLVVGRGRPESEFDAEAVFTACRENGVAVEINSRPERLDPPMKLLRLAAEIGCEFAIDSDAHAPGQLDWQPYGCERAVKAGIGPERIINTRTADELLSR from the coding sequence ATGGATCCGGCACGGGCCTTGCGGGAGATCGCGTTCCAGCTCGAACGCGCGGGGGAACCGACCTACCGCGTCCGCGCGTTCCGGAGCGCGGCCGCGACCGCGGACAAGATCGGCGTCGAGCAGCTCACGCAGATGGCGGAGAACGGCACGCTGACGTCGTTGCCCGGCATCGGCAAGGCCACCGCGGGCGTCATCGAGGACGCGCTCGCCGGCCGCGACCCGGCGTACCGGGAGAAGATCGTCGAGAAGAAGCTGCCGGACGGCGAGCCGCTGCGCTCGGCGCTGAAGGGCGACTGCCACACGCATTCGGACTGGTCGGACGGCGGCAGCCCGATCGGCGAGATGGCCGTCGCGGGGCGGGACCTGGGTCACGAGTGGATGGTGCTGACCGACCACTCACCGCGGCTGACCGTCGCGAACGGGCTCTCGCCGGATCGGCTGCGCACGCAGATGCAGATCGTGGCGAAGGCCAACGAGCTGATGGCGCCCTTCCGGCTCCTGCACGGCATCGAGGTCGACATTCTCGACGACGGTGCGCTCGACCAGGAAGAGGAACTGCTGGGACAGCTGGACTTCGTCGTCGCGAGCGTGCACTCGAAGCTGCGGATGCCGTCGAAGGACATGACCCGCCGGATGCTGGCGGCGGTGCGCAACCCGCACACGCGGGTGCTGGGCCACTGCACCGGACGGCTGGTCGTCGGGCGCGGCCGTCCGGAGTCGGAGTTCGACGCGGAGGCGGTGTTCACCGCGTGCCGCGAGAACGGCGTCGCGGTGGAGATCAACTCGCGCCCGGAGCGGCTCGACCCGCCGATGAAGCTGCTGCGGCTGGCCGCGGAGATCGGCTGCGAGTTCGCCATCGACAGCGACGCGCACGCGCCGGGCCAGCTCGACTGGCAGCCGTACGGGTGTGAGCGCGCGGTCAAGGCGGGGATCGGGCCGGAGCGGATCATCAACACCCGCACGGCCGACGAGCTGCTCAGCCGCTGA
- a CDS encoding L,D-transpeptidase family protein, with product MSRRTLGATLAAAALLSTAAAAPENSGPRQRLTVVADSPSATTAVLTAWQREGGSWKRAYGPVEAFVGRDGIGQASETTSHTPAGVWPLSEAFGIEPATTRLPYRRVTTADWWVSDVRSPYYNTHVSCVPGTCPFDEAAGEDLGRAGPVYAHAVVIDYNRHPVVPGAGSAFFLHVTDGKPTAGCVAIAGADLEAVLRWLDPAQHPVVDISG from the coding sequence GTGTCCCGAAGAACCCTCGGCGCCACGCTGGCCGCCGCCGCGCTGCTGAGCACCGCGGCCGCCGCGCCGGAGAACTCCGGCCCGCGGCAGCGCCTGACCGTCGTCGCGGATTCGCCGAGCGCCACCACCGCCGTCCTCACGGCGTGGCAGCGCGAAGGCGGCAGCTGGAAGCGGGCGTACGGCCCGGTCGAGGCGTTCGTCGGCCGGGACGGCATCGGCCAGGCGAGCGAAACGACGTCGCACACCCCGGCGGGCGTCTGGCCGCTCAGCGAGGCGTTCGGCATCGAGCCCGCCACCACCCGGCTGCCCTACCGCCGGGTCACCACCGCGGACTGGTGGGTCTCGGACGTGCGTTCCCCGTACTACAACACGCACGTCTCCTGCGTTCCCGGCACCTGCCCGTTCGACGAGGCCGCCGGCGAGGACCTCGGCAGGGCGGGGCCGGTCTACGCTCACGCCGTGGTCATCGACTACAACCGCCACCCCGTGGTGCCGGGCGCGGGGTCCGCGTTCTTCCTGCACGTCACCGACGGCAAGCCCACGGCGGGCTGCGTCGCGATCGCCGGGGCCGACCTCGAAGCCGTGCTGCGCTGGCTCGACCCGGCGCAGCACCCGGTCGTCGACATCAGCGGCTGA
- a CDS encoding chitosanase — translation MSKKLRPVLVGALGAASVAALVITTPALSSAAPAPLTANSATALAAGDLSVPAKKEIAMKLVSSAENSSLDWKAQYQYIEDIGDGRGYTAGIIGFCSGTGDMLELVEAYTNSVPDNPLAKYLPALRKVNGTDSHAGLGSAFESAWKQAAATTAFQTAQNNERDRVYFDPAVSQGKADGLSNLGQFAYYDAIVMHGPGDSSDSFGGIRKAAMKKAKTPAQGGSETSYLKAFFDARKVIMKQEEAHADTSRVDTEQLVFLNAGNFDLHTPLKWKVYGDSYTID, via the coding sequence ATGAGCAAGAAGTTGCGGCCGGTTCTCGTCGGCGCGCTCGGCGCGGCCTCCGTCGCCGCCCTCGTGATCACCACCCCCGCACTCTCCTCGGCGGCACCGGCCCCGCTGACCGCGAACAGCGCGACCGCACTCGCCGCCGGTGACCTCTCCGTCCCGGCGAAGAAGGAAATCGCCATGAAGCTGGTCTCCAGCGCGGAAAACTCCTCGCTGGACTGGAAGGCGCAGTACCAGTACATCGAGGACATCGGGGACGGCCGCGGGTACACCGCGGGCATCATCGGGTTCTGCTCCGGCACCGGCGACATGCTGGAGCTCGTCGAGGCGTACACGAACTCCGTCCCGGACAACCCGCTCGCGAAGTACCTTCCCGCGCTGCGCAAGGTGAACGGCACCGACTCGCACGCCGGCCTCGGTTCGGCGTTCGAGAGCGCGTGGAAGCAGGCCGCGGCCACCACCGCGTTCCAGACCGCGCAGAACAACGAGCGCGACCGCGTGTACTTCGACCCGGCGGTGAGCCAGGGCAAGGCGGACGGGCTGAGCAACCTCGGCCAGTTCGCCTACTACGACGCGATCGTGATGCACGGCCCCGGTGACAGCTCCGACAGCTTCGGCGGCATCCGCAAGGCCGCGATGAAGAAGGCCAAGACCCCGGCCCAGGGCGGCAGCGAAACGTCCTACCTCAAGGCGTTCTTCGACGCGCGCAAGGTCATCATGAAGCAGGAGGAGGCGCACGCCGACACCTCCCGCGTCGACACCGAGCAGCTGGTGTTCCTCAACGCGGGCAACTTCGACCTGCACACCCCGCTGAAGTGGAAGGTCTACGGGGACTCCTACACCATCGACTGA
- a CDS encoding TetR/AcrR family transcriptional regulator has translation MARLTRAESQARTREQLIETAKLLFLRDGYSVTSLEKVADEAGYSKGAVYSNFRNKDELCLAVLDRIHDEQVALVAEALVGADGVDGLLAAFQAWAERSIGDEAWTALEVEFATNARRNPHVRAELAARDKAIRDAIAGLLGGYAERFGITLPMSADDAATALLSLGIGLGVQRAIDPTIPVTVLPDVIRLFAGIR, from the coding sequence ATGGCCCGACTCACCCGCGCGGAAAGCCAGGCGCGCACCCGCGAGCAGCTGATCGAGACCGCCAAGCTGCTCTTCCTGCGCGACGGCTACTCCGTGACGTCGCTGGAGAAGGTCGCGGACGAGGCCGGGTACTCGAAGGGCGCGGTGTACTCGAACTTCCGCAACAAGGACGAGCTCTGCCTCGCGGTGCTCGACCGGATCCACGACGAGCAGGTCGCCCTGGTCGCCGAGGCGCTGGTCGGCGCCGACGGCGTGGACGGGCTGCTCGCCGCGTTCCAGGCCTGGGCCGAGCGCAGCATCGGCGACGAAGCGTGGACCGCCCTGGAGGTCGAGTTCGCCACGAACGCCCGGCGCAACCCGCACGTGCGCGCCGAACTGGCCGCGCGGGACAAGGCGATCCGCGACGCCATCGCCGGCCTGCTCGGCGGGTACGCGGAGCGGTTCGGGATCACGCTCCCGATGTCGGCCGACGACGCCGCGACGGCGTTGCTCAGCCTCGGCATCGGCCTCGGCGTCCAGCGCGCGATCGACCCGACGATCCCGGTCACCGTCCTGCCGGACGTCATCCGCCTCTTCGCCGGGATCCGCTGA
- a CDS encoding flavin-containing monooxygenase has translation MEQRHFTVLVVGAGASGLGAAIRLGQAGVDDLAVLEKASALGGTWRDNTYPGCACDVPSALYSYSFAPNPGWTRAFAGQAEIRAYLADTASRFGVTSKIRYGVEVTRAQWNPSASRWELETSRGPYTARVLIAGTGPWHEPLIPDLPGLDGFPGEVFHSARWNHDYDLTGKRVAVIGTGASAVQFVPRIAPRVSGLHLFQRTAQWVLPKPDHPVPGVERLLLRRFPALQRALRGAEYGAMEALGFGFRHPWLLRQVQQIGLAHLRLSVRDPALRRALTPDYTLGCKRLLMSNTYYPSLTRATVDVHPTAVRSVSGSRVSGVDGSAAEVDAIIFGTGFHILDMPVSSRVFDGDGRSLDDHWKGSPQAYAGTTVAGFPNLYLLLGPSLGTGHSSAFMPLEAQLRHTVAAVTRTLRSGWSSLSVRPSAQDAFNAEVQAALPGTVYQSGGCSSYYTDVNGRNSFSWPFSTGRLRSRVGAFDEGDYEIGTRRPVRASRTAGPLS, from the coding sequence ATGGAACAACGTCACTTCACGGTCCTCGTCGTCGGCGCCGGGGCGTCCGGGCTGGGTGCGGCCATCCGGCTGGGCCAGGCCGGCGTCGACGACCTCGCCGTGCTGGAGAAGGCCAGCGCGCTCGGCGGGACCTGGCGCGACAACACGTATCCCGGCTGCGCCTGCGACGTCCCGTCCGCGCTGTACTCGTACTCGTTCGCGCCCAATCCCGGGTGGACGCGGGCGTTCGCCGGGCAGGCCGAGATCCGGGCGTACCTGGCGGACACCGCGTCGCGGTTCGGGGTGACGTCGAAGATCCGGTACGGCGTCGAGGTGACGCGGGCCCAGTGGAACCCGTCGGCGTCCCGGTGGGAGCTGGAGACGTCGCGGGGTCCGTACACCGCGCGGGTCCTGATCGCGGGCACCGGGCCGTGGCACGAACCGCTGATCCCGGACCTGCCGGGGCTCGACGGCTTCCCGGGCGAGGTCTTCCACTCCGCGCGCTGGAACCACGACTACGACCTGACGGGCAAGCGCGTCGCGGTGATCGGCACCGGCGCGTCGGCGGTGCAGTTCGTGCCGCGCATCGCGCCTCGCGTCAGCGGGCTGCACCTGTTCCAGCGCACGGCGCAGTGGGTGCTGCCGAAGCCGGACCACCCCGTCCCGGGCGTCGAGCGGTTGCTGCTGCGGCGGTTCCCGGCGCTGCAGCGGGCGTTGCGCGGTGCCGAATACGGGGCGATGGAGGCGCTCGGGTTCGGCTTCCGGCACCCGTGGCTGCTGCGGCAGGTGCAGCAGATCGGGCTCGCGCACCTCCGGCTGTCGGTGCGGGATCCGGCGCTGCGTCGCGCGCTGACGCCGGACTACACGCTCGGCTGCAAGCGGCTCTTGATGTCCAATACGTATTATCCGTCGCTGACCCGGGCCACTGTGGACGTTCACCCGACGGCGGTGCGGTCGGTCTCCGGCAGCCGGGTGTCCGGTGTGGACGGTTCCGCCGCCGAGGTCGACGCGATCATCTTCGGAACGGGCTTCCACATCCTCGACATGCCGGTGTCATCCCGCGTCTTCGACGGCGACGGCCGCAGCCTCGACGACCATTGGAAGGGCAGCCCGCAGGCGTACGCGGGGACGACGGTGGCCGGGTTCCCGAACCTGTACCTGCTGCTGGGCCCGAGCCTGGGCACCGGTCATTCGTCGGCGTTCATGCCCCTGGAGGCCCAGCTCCGCCACACGGTGGCGGCGGTGACCCGGACGTTGCGTTCGGGCTGGTCGTCGCTGTCGGTGCGGCCATCGGCGCAGGACGCGTTCAACGCGGAGGTCCAGGCGGCGCTGCCGGGAACGGTGTACCAGTCGGGCGGGTGTTCGAGTTATTACACGGATGTCAACGGGCGCAACAGTTTCAGCTGGCCGTTTTCGACCGGGCGGTTGCGGTCGCGGGTGGGCGCGTTCGACGAGGGCGACTACGAAATCGGTACCCGACGACCGGTCAGAGCGTCGCGAACCGCAGGCCCGCTTTCGTGA